The DNA window CGCCGTCGCCGCCGTCGGGCCGCGTGCCGCCGAGGTTCACCTGCGCGAAGTCGGTGTAGGTCCCGCTCTCCTCCGCGGTGACGCCCACCTTGGGCGGGGCGGGCTGGTTGTTGAATTTGATCCACAGGCACTGCAGCAGCTCCTCCGCGCGCTCCCGCGTCAGGGAGCCGTCGGCGAGCCCGCGCCGGTAGAAGGGGAGCAGGTGCTGGTCGAGCCGGCCGGGGCTGAAGGCGTCCCAGGTGTTGAGCTCGATGGTGACGCCGAGGTGGACGAACCAGTACGCCTGGATCGCTTCCCAGAAATCCCGCGGGGCGTGCCCGGGCACGCGGGTGCAGACCTCGGCGATCCGCAGCAGCTCGGCCCGGCGGCCGGGCTCGCGCTCGGCGGCGGCGAGGTCGCGCGCGCGCTCCGCGTGGCGCGCGGCGAAGCGGACGACGGCTTCCGCCGCGACGAGCATCGCCTGCAGCTCGGCGCGCCGCGCGGGCACGTCGGCGCCGGACGCCGGGAGCGCCACGAGCGCGGCCCGGATGTCGGCGCCGACGTCGAGCAGCCCGCGCCGGTAGATCTTGCCGTCGAGCACCGTGTGCCCGGGCGCGCGCTGTTCCATGAATTCGGTGAACACGCCGGCCTGGTACGCGGCCTTCCACTCGGGCGTCATCGCGTCGAACAACGCCTCGCGGATCGAGCGTCCCCGCCAGAACGGGATGATCGCGTCCGCGTACTCGGCCCGCACCTCGGCGCTCACGGCGAAGGGGATCTTGTCGCGCCCGTCGAGCAGGTCGAGGTCCTCGAGGCTGTGGCAGCACAGCTCCGGGTAGGTGGGCGTGGCCTTGGGCGCCGGTCCCTTCTCGCCGACGATGAGCTCGCCGTCGCCGATCCAGATGGTCCGGTGCTCCATCAGGTGGCGGAGCAGCTTCGCGCGCTGCAGCGGGACCGGCTCGTCGCCGGCGCCGTCGCGGTAGAACGCCGTGACCAGGCGCGCGCGCTCGGAGGAGATGGCGGGAATGGCGTCGAGGCTCTGGCGCCGGAGGCGGGCAACGCGCTCGGTCATCATCGGGTACCGTCCCTGACGACGGGCAGGCCCGCCGCGGCCATGGTGGCGACGATCTCGTCCATCCGGCGGCGGGTCGGGGCGTCGGTGTGCGGCAGCCGGTACGTCCGGTCCAGCCGCTGGTACTTGCCCACGCCGACATTATGGTAGGGAAGGAGGTCCACCGCCGGAGGATGTGCCAGCGCGGCGGCGATGGCGCACAACGCGTCGATGTTCTCCGCGTCGTCCGTGATGCCCGGCACCACGGGGACGCGCAGCGTGATCCGGTGGCCGAGCCGCGAGAGCGCGCGGAGGTTGGCGAGGATGCGCGCGTTGCCCACGCCCGTGTACCGGCGATGCCGCGCGGGATCGGCCAGCTTGAGGTCGTAGAGGAACAGGTCCACGTCCGCCCGCAGGCGATCCAGCCGGCTCCACGGCGCGTGGCCACAGGTGTCGAGCGCCGTGTGCAGGCCGCGGCGCTTCGCCTCGCGCAGCAGCGCCGCGGCGAACGCCGCCTGCCGCAGCGGCTCGCCCCCCGAGAGCGTCACGCCGCCGCCGGAATCCTCGTAGAACGGGCGGTCCCGCTCCGCCGCGGCCACGACCTGATCCACGGTCATCGGGCGTCCCGCGACCTCGCGCGCCTCGGCCCAGCACGCCTGCGTGCAGGTGCCGCAGGCCTCGCACTTCGACCGGTCGGTCAGCGGCGCGCCGTCCACCCACGCGATCGCGCCGTGCGGGCACGCCGCCACGCAGGCGCCGCAGCGGATGCAGCGGTCCCCGCGCAGCACCACCTCGGGCCCGGCGGCCTGGCTCTCCGGATTGTGGCACCACCAGCACGACAGGGCGCATCCCTTGAGGAACACGGTGGTCCGGATGCCGGGCCCGTCGTGGATCGAGTAGCGTCGGATGTCGAACACGGTGCCGGTGATCAGGGGCCCTCCCGGTCGGCCGCCCGCCAGGGCGTGCAAACCACGGGCCGCGCCATCGAAAGGCCGCCGCGGACGGCGATTGGCCGGGGGTGGGGGAGCCGTTAGGTTCGATGCCTCATGGGTGCCGCTCCGTTTCCCGCCGCGCCGGCCGAAGGGGCCGCCTCCACGGCCGCCTCCCGCCGCGGTCTCACGGGAACCGACGGCCTGCTAGTCGTCATGACCCTGATCTGGGGCGTCAACTACATCGTCATCAAGGCGGCGTTCGAGGTGCTCTCGCCGCTCTCCTTCAACGCCGTCCGGTTCGTGGTCGCCGCCGTCGCGATCGCCGGGTTCGCGTGGGCGTCCGGCGCGCGGCGGCCCCCGGCGCGGCAGCTCGTGCGCCTGAGCCTGCTCGGCGTCCTGGGCAACACGCTCTATCAACTGTGCTACATCGAGGGCATGGCCCGGACCCGCGCCGGAAACGCCGCGCTCATCATGGCCGCGGTCCCGGTGCTCACC is part of the Gemmatimonadales bacterium genome and encodes:
- a CDS encoding glycyl-radical enzyme activating protein; the encoded protein is MFDIRRYSIHDGPGIRTTVFLKGCALSCWWCHNPESQAAGPEVVLRGDRCIRCGACVAACPHGAIAWVDGAPLTDRSKCEACGTCTQACWAEAREVAGRPMTVDQVVAAAERDRPFYEDSGGGVTLSGGEPLRQAAFAAALLREAKRRGLHTALDTCGHAPWSRLDRLRADVDLFLYDLKLADPARHRRYTGVGNARILANLRALSRLGHRITLRVPVVPGITDDAENIDALCAIAAALAHPPAVDLLPYHNVGVGKYQRLDRTYRLPHTDAPTRRRMDEIVATMAAAGLPVVRDGTR
- a CDS encoding pyruvate formate lyase family protein; translated protein: MTERVARLRRQSLDAIPAISSERARLVTAFYRDGAGDEPVPLQRAKLLRHLMEHRTIWIGDGELIVGEKGPAPKATPTYPELCCHSLEDLDLLDGRDKIPFAVSAEVRAEYADAIIPFWRGRSIREALFDAMTPEWKAAYQAGVFTEFMEQRAPGHTVLDGKIYRRGLLDVGADIRAALVALPASGADVPARRAELQAMLVAAEAVVRFAARHAERARDLAAAEREPGRRAELLRIAEVCTRVPGHAPRDFWEAIQAYWFVHLGVTIELNTWDAFSPGRLDQHLLPFYRRGLADGSLTRERAEELLQCLWIKFNNQPAPPKVGVTAEESGTYTDFAQVNLGGTRPDGGDGVSDLTMLMLDVVEEMRLLQPSASVQVCAASPDAFLERAARIIATGFGQPSVFNHDLIVRELVRQGKRVEDARNGGSSGCVEVGAFGKENY